The following DNA comes from Lentibacillus sp. Marseille-P4043.
TCTCGGGACGATGTTTCTGCTCTCGCGCTGATGTTTCTACTCTCGCGCCGATGTTCCTGCTCTCGCGCCGATGTTTCTGCTCTCGGGACGATGTTTCCTCTCTCGGGACGATGTTTCTGCTCTCGCGCCGATGTTTCCTCTCTCGGGACGATGTTTCTGCTCTCGCGCCGATGTTTCCTCTCTCGGGACGATGTTTCCTCTCTCGCGCCGATGTTTCCTCTCTCGCGCTGATGTTTCTACTCTCGCGCCGATGTTTCCTCTCTCGCGCCGATGTTTCTTCTCTCGCGACGTTGTTTCTGCTCTNNNNNNNNNNNCTGCTTTCGCGATGCTGATTCGTGCCTCTGGGCGCTGTTTTTGCTCTCGTGATGATGTTTCCTGTCTCGAGGCGATGTTTCTGCTCTCGGGCCGATGTTTCTGCTCTCGGGGCGATGTTTCCGCTCTCGGGGCGATGTTTCTGCTCTCGCGACGATGTTTCCTCTCTCGGGACGATGTTTCTGCTCTCGCGCCGATGTTTCCTCTCTCGGGACGATGTTTCCTCTCTCGGGACGATGTTTCCTCTCTCGGGTTGATGTTTCTACTCTCGCGCCGATGTTTCCTCTCTCGGGACGATGTTTCTGCTCTCGCGCTGATGTTTCTGCTTTCGCGCTGATGTTTCCGCTCTCGGGACGATGTTTCTGCTCTCGAGACGATGTTTCTACTCTCGCGCCGATGTTTCTGCTCTCCCGCATGTAAACAAAGTCACAAAAAAATTTTTATAAAAATGGTTGCTAAATCCAGATAAAAAAGTTAGACTAAAAAACGTTGAAAATCTAAGTGCAAAAATTAGCTTAGGGGGTATTTGATATGAAAGGTAAAGGCAATACAGCTAAACGGGAATTCACAGACAATTTGTGGTATATACCCCTAATTGTATTTATCGGTGCTATTATTGCGGTGAATTTCTATTAGCAAGCATTCCAAAAATTTTAATTCAAAATGACGGTCAACAGTCCTATTTAGAAAAGAAAAGGAATGTTGACCTTATTTATTGATAAAAATACTTCCGCAGTAGATGTGATTGCAATAAATACACGAAAAATAGACCCCCTCTTATCAAGAGAGGATCGCAAATACTTATTGATATTCCCTTCCGAAAACAATCAGTGTATTTTTTTATAACGTTGTTTCTTTTTTCTTTCTCGGCGGTATGTGGATAGCGCTTTCCGTCAACCCTTCTACTGCTTCTAGAATTGTTTCATTAAAACTTGGATGTGGATACATCGGAAAACGCAAATCTTCATCACGACCGACCATTTCGAGTGCTGTTACACCCGTATTTACTAATTCAATAGCGCCAGCACCAATCGCATGATACCCTAATAGTAAATCTGTATCAACATCCTTAATTAGCTTTGTAACCCCGTTTTTTTCATTGGCAATCATTGCATAGCTGTTGCCACTATGCGAGAATTGACTTGTTTTTACGTTATAGCCCTGTTCGATAGCTTCCGTTTCTGTCAGTCCAACTGAGGCAATTGGTGGCGTACTATGAACAACAGTTGGTATGAAAGTAAAATCAGCTTCACTCTGTAATCCTGCTATTATCTCCGCTGCTACTTTTCCTTGCTTAATCGCTTTTAAGGCAGATGGTGTTCCTGCTGTCACATCACCAACCGCAAAAATATGCTTTACTGTTGACCGCATTTGACTGTCTATATCGATATAGCCATCGTTCGTTATACGAATACCAATCCGCTCTGCTCCTAATGAATCAATCATTGGCTGTTGCTTCGTTTCAACATACACATGTGTTCCGGATATATCTTTTGCTTTTCCATCCTTTGACAGACTGATCTCTACAATTTGTTCAGAAGGTGTTAGCTTATCAATCGTATATCCTCGGTATACATTTATTTTTTCTTTTTTCAGTATGCGCTTCAGTTCCCTGTTTATGGTACCGTCAAATGGAAAATCAGTTTCTCCGTCTAAGACAATGGATACGTTGGCACCTAATTGATGAAAGCTAAATGCAACTTCTAATGAAATCGCATCCCGGCCACAGACAATTAGCTCCTCTGGCATTTCGTTATGATTGTAAACGGTGTCGGCAACTAAAAGGCGATCCTTATGATTCTGAAAACGTTCCGGAATGTCAGAGCTGCTCCCTGTTGCGATAATCGCATGCTTAAACTCAAACATTTCAAAACGATGACCAATTTCAACCCCGATTCGATTTTCAGCTAAGAAATTTGCCGTTCCTTTAACAACTTCAATCTGATTTTGAGTACATAACGCCTCCACCCCTTTTCTTAGTTGGGTGACTGTTTTTTCCCTATATTTTGTTAACTGATCATAATCAAAGCTTGCCTCACCAGTGGAAATTCCCAATGATTTGAAATTCGAGATCGAGGCAAGTTGTTTGGCTGCATGGGTGTGAACTTTAGATGGGATACAGCCTTTATTTAAACAAACCCCCCCAAGTTCCGCTTTTTCAATTAACGTCACTTGAACACCTAATTGCGCTGCACGAATAGCGGCATTGTATCCACCAGGTCCACCACCAATAATGATCAGTTCACGTTGTTCTGCAAATTCTCCAACTACCAATTAAACCAACTCCAATAATAACTTTTTCGGATCTTCAATTAACTCTGTAAACCGGTTCGTAAATGAAATAGCCAATGCACCATCTGCAACCCTATGATCAAATGAGAGCGACATAGTCATGATGGAACGAACTGCAATTTCATCATTTTCCATTACAACAGGTGTTTTTTTCGTTTTATGAAAGGCAATAATTCCTGTCTCCGGATGATTAATAATTGGTGTTGCGCCAACACCGCCAAGTGGCCCAACATTACTGATTGTGAATGTGCCATTTTTCATATCCTTAGGGGTTAATTTTCCATCCTGTGCCTTCTTTGTCAATGCCTTCATCTCTTTGTTAATTGTTTGTAATGACTTTTTATCAGCTTGCTGAAGTACAGGAACCATTAATCCAGAATCAGTATTTGTTGCAAGCCCAATATTGTAATCCGTTGCCAATCGAATAACTTCATTCTCTTCATCCAACCTTGCATTAAAAATACGATGCTCTTTTAACGTAATGACAATTGCCTTAATGAAAAAAGCTGCAACAGATATGTTCACACCATCTTCTTTAAGTTCATTGCGAAATTCAAGTACATTCGTTAAATCAGCCTCCTCAAAATGCGTTACATGTGGAATGGTAGTTAAAGAATGTGTCATTTTCGCTGCAATTTGTTTTCGTATTCCACTAAATGGGATTGTATCTGCTGCTGGTTGATCTGTGCTAAGGCTAGACGCATGATCTGGAACTTTCGCTTCTGTTTCAAGAGGCGGCGTATCACTTTTGGTAAATTGATAGACATCTGCGTCAGTCACACGGCCGGCGGGTCCTGTCCCGTGTATTTGTTCAATATCAATCCCAAGATCTCGTGCAATTTTTCTCGTATATGGTGCCGCCAAAATTCGTTTTGTTCGATTGGAGAACTCCTGTTGTTGTGGTATTGTTATTTTCTCTGTTTCCTGATGATTTTCTATCTTAGGGGCTTGGGGTTGTGACCCGTCTTGACCGTTATCAATTTCGATAAGTACCGTACCAACCGTTATCACATTTCCTGTTTCAAAATGAATTGTTTTAATTTTGCCTGCAGCTGGTGAGGGAATTTCCGCGACCATTTTATCTGTTTGCAATTCAACAAGTGGCTGATCAACCTTAACTTCATCACCCTCATTAACAAAGTAATGGAGAATTTCTCCCTCATTCATTCCTTCCCCAATATCACTAAATTTTACTTGAACCATGATTGCACCTCCTAAAAATTTACAACCTTTTGAATAGCATCTATTACACGATCAGGTGTCGGCAAATAATCATTTTCCAATGAAAATAATGGAACCGGAACATCGAAGCCTGTTACCCGCTGAATCGGCGCTCTTAGGTAAAGAAAAGATGTGTCATTAATGATCGAAGTAATTTCACTGCCAACCCCACCCGTTTCATGGGCCTCATGCACAATAACAACTCTTCCCGTCTTTTGTACTGATTCTGCAATGATGTCCTTATCGAGCGGATACAAAGTCCTTAGATCAATGACATCACATGTAATATTATGTTGCTTCATTTGCTCTGCAGAAGTCAATGCAATCGGCATCATCGCACCCCAGGCAAGAATTGTTACATCCTCCCCCGCTTCAACTAGTTTTCCTTTTCCAATCTCCACATGATATTTTTCTTTTGGTACATCCCCACGTTGCCCCCGATACAGACGCATTGGTTCTAAAAATAATACCGGGTCTGGATCCTCAATAGCTGCGATCAGTAACCCTTTTGCATCATGTGGTGTTGACGGACATACAACTTTAATTCCAGGCATATGTGTAAAAATCGCTTCCACACTGTCTGAATGGATTTCTGGTGAGCGAACCCCCGCACCATATGGGGCTCGAATTACCATTGGCAAATGATAATGTCCAAGTGTACGAGTCCGAGTCCGCGTTACATGTGTCGCAATTTGTTCATAGGCGGGATAAATAAACCCAAGAAATTGTATTTCCACAACTGGCCTTAATCCATTCATCGCCATTCCTACTGCAGCGCCAACAAATCCAGCCTCACTTAATGGTGTGTCAACCACGCGATTTTCACCATACTTTTCCTGCAAGCCATCCGTTGCCCGAAACACGCCACCATTTTTTCCGATATCTTCCCCTAATAAAAGTGTGTGGTTATCCTCTGCTAGCATCACATCTAATCCATCATTAATGGCTTGTATCAAGGTAAAGGAATTTGTCTCGATTTTCTGTTGACTTCGCTGCTTTTCTAAAGACATTACCATCGTTATTTGTTCCCCCCTAATGCCAAAAGGCTGTTCTTTTGTTTTTCGATTGTCCATGTAGGTTTTTCAAATACGTAATCAAACATGTCGGCAATCTTTGGCTTGTTGTAAGACTCCATTTTTTCAATTGCCTCATCCAATTCTGTTTGAATAGCTTGATTGATTCCGGAAGCCCATTCCGCATCCCACATGTCATTATTTTTCATAAACCGATCCATACGTAAAACGGGATCTATTTCATCCCGCATATCATTTAATTTGTCTTGGTCGCGATATTTGGATGGGTCATCCGCTGTTGTATGTGCACCAAACCGCCATGTAACAGCTTCAATTAATGTAGGACCATCCCCGCGTCGTGCTCGTTCAAGTGCTTCTTTCACAGCTACATGAACAGCGAAAACATCCATCCCATCAACCCGAATACCAGGGATACCGTACCCTTGTGCCTTTTGTGCAATTGTTTCCGAGTTCATTTGTTTTTCAACAGGAAGTGATATCGCAAAGCCATTGTTCTGGTTTAAAAAAACAACTGGCGCTTTAAATACACTAGCAATATTAAGCCCCTCATGAAAATCTCCTTCTGATGTTGCACCATCACCAAAATAGGCAATTGCTGCATTCGTTGTTCCTTTATACGTTTCTGCCATTGCAGCCCCTGCTGCATGAGGGATATGTGTCGCAATCGGAATGGATGCTGGTAATATGTGTTTTTCTTTTGACGGCAAACAACCCTCAATCCGTCCATTCCAATGAAGCAACATTCGGTCCAGATCGGCACCAAATGTTAGTGTTGCACCATGATCTCGATATGTTGGAAACATCCAATCATTCTCCATTAATGCTAGAGCGCTTCCAACTTGAGATGCTTCCTGGCCTGTAAATGGCACATAGGTTCCAATGCGACCCTGACGCTGCAAAGCAACTCCTTTTTGATCGTACGTTCGAATACGCATCATGTGATAGTACAGTTGTTTCGCTTTTTCCTCGGTCAACTCCGAACGATATTCTTTCGTAACGATTTCCCCTGTCTGGTCAACAATTTGAAAAAGAGGATACATCTCCTTCATTCAATCCCACCTTTTGTATTTTTAGCTTTACTCTTTGATATTCCACTTCGGTCTGCGGGTACGCACAAAGAAATTATTCCGGTTCTGTTCTTCTGTTAATCGTTTCTGGCATTTTTGATTTGCCGCCTCAACTGTTGTCACACAATCCAGATTTGCTTGTTCATAGATTTCCAACAGTGAATCATAGATTGCCTTTGTTTTTAGTAAAACACGCTCATGATTGGGACCATAAAGTTCATCTGCAACCTGTATTAGACCACCCGCGTTCACAATATAGTCTGGCGCAAATAAAATTCCTCTATCTAGAAGGTCTTGTGCATGACTATCTGCCTGTAATTGATTGTTTGCTGAACCTACGACAGCTTTTACTTTTAACTGCGAAATTGTTTGATCATTAATCACACCGCCCATTGCACATGGTACAAATACATCTGCATCAACATTATAAATATCCTCACTGTCCACTACGTTTACAATTGATCCCATTTCCTTAGCTTTTTCATTGATTGCTTCAATTGATGCCGTATTAATGTCTGTTACATATAAATTTGCACCTGATTTTAACAAATGCTCAGAAACCTTAAATCCGACCTTTCCTAATCCCTGAACAGCATACGTTTTCTCTGCTAAACTATCATTTCCATACAAATATTGATTGGTCGCTTCTAAGCCGTATATAACACCCTGCGCAGTCGGTACTGATGAATCACCACTGCCACCAAAAGCTTCAGGCACTCCATTAACGAAATTCGTTTCCTTTAACGCATGCACAAAGTCATCCATTGTGGTTCCCATATCTGTTCCCGTATAAAATCTTCCATTCAATGAATCTACAAATTGTCCAAATGCCCGAAACATAGCCGGAGACTTATCTTTTTTTGGATCGCCTATAATTACCGCTTTTCCTCCACCAAAATCGACATCAGCAGCAGCACATTTGGAGGTCATTCCTGCTGACAATCGGAGTACATCTTCAAGCGCATCATCAACAGTTGCATATGGATACATCCGTGTTCCACCTAAAGCGGGGCCAAGTGTTGTATCATGAATTGCGATAATTGCTTGTAAGCCTGTTTTAGGATCGTTACAAAACATCACCTGTTCATGTTCAGCTATTTTTTGAAACGTATCGAGTTCCATTGTCCTGTTCTTTTCCAATTGTTTCATTTCAAATTTCCTCCCTTAATATCAGTAATATTATCCTTCAGAATTTGCAGTTTCATATGTCCCAAGTTTTGCTTCAATTATTTTTTTAGGAAGTATGGCCTGTTTAACTTCCCCTTTTCCAATTAAACCTTGCTCATTTTCCACACAAACATCTGTCACAATTTCGCTTTTAGTAAAATCAGTGACAGTTGCTGTTACACTAATTTTCGTACCTAATCCAGAAGGTGCAATATGTTTGACTGTCACAGCAGATCCCATTCCTTCTTCATGATCCTCCAAAAATGGCAATAAAAGTTTTCTTGAAGCCCATTCCATGTGGTATACCATAGATACCGTCGAATACGCTGGATGCACGATTTCACCATCAAATTGTGCAACCATTTCATTTGTCACTACGGCAGTTAGAGTCGCTGAATCACCGACCTTCAACCCTTCTTTCATTTGATTATCCATCCTTTCAAAATTACTAGATTTCGTCAAAAGCATGTTAATGATTATGTAGTTTCCAACCGTTTGTATCCGCTTTCATAATATCCGTTGAAATGATTTACGAGCTAGTGCGGATATGATAGCTCATAAAAAATTAAAATATTTAAATATATCTGTATGTTACAATATTCTTTTTATTTAGTCAACAGTTAACAGTTAACCAAATTGAAATACGAAAATAGTCCCCAATCCAATATATCGGACTAGGGACTGAAGAAAATCCTTCCTATTTTATTTTGTATCAATATGCATTAATACACCTTCCAAGCCTTTATTAATATGCTTTTTCATTATTGTTGCAGCTTCTTCCTCGTTTCCCTCTAACAAGATCTGATAAATCCGTTCATGCTCCTCAACAAAAGACGGGTAAAAGTCTCCGTTCACCATGCTTGTGCGCATATAATGAATCTTCGTCCTGATGACGTCCAATAATTCCATTAACTGTTTATTCTTTGATGCTGTAATGATAATATCGTGAAATTGCTGGTCCAATTTTCCCAATTCCATACTTTTATCATTTGCAAACGCTTGGCTTGTTTCTTTTAAATTTGTCGCCAATTGCTTTTGCTCTTCATCAGAAATATGCTTAATTGCCAAGCTGATCGCTAATGTTTCTAAACTCTCACGGCACTGAAAAATCTCCACAACATCTTGAACAGTTGGCTGATAAACGCGAACAAAGCCATCATTATAATTAAGCAATCCATCTTGTATAAGCATACGAAGTGCTTCACGAACTGGCCCCCTACTAATACCAAGTTTGTCAGCCATCCTAGCCTCTACCACACGTTCAGAAGGTTGATAATCTCCCTCCAAAATTCCTTTTTTTATAATATTGTAGGCTTGCAAATGGAGAGATTCAGGTTTAACAATACGACTCATAATGACCTCCAGATGAATTATATTATTATGGATAATTGTCTATTATATAGAAATTTAAAGAATTAGCAAAATAAAACGCAAAATAAAACCCGAATAGAAACGTTCCAAAAACGTTCCTATTCGGGTTCATTCTCACTCATAGCAGAAGATCTTGCATTAAAACGCTAGCGATACATATTTTGTTTCTAAAAATTCCTCAATTCCTTGATGGCCGCCTTCTCTACCCAAACCACTTTCTTTAAATCCACCAAATGGTGCTTGCGGTGTTGAAGGGCCTCCATCATTCAGTCCAATAATACCATATTCCAATGCCTCACTAATTCGAAGTGCCTTTCCTATATTTTCCGTAAATACATATGCAGCCAATCCAAATGGCGTATTGTTTGCTCGTTGAATTACTTCTTGTTCATCTGTAAAGGAAGCGATTGGCATCAATGGTCCAAATGTTTCTTCATTCATACAAAGCATGTCATCATTTGCATTCATAACAATAGTCGGCTTATAATAATTGCCATGTTCCGTATCGTACTGATTCCCACCTTGTTTTATTTGTGCACCTTGTTCAACCGCATCTTCCACATGTGCGGTAACTTTTTCAAGTGCTGATTTATCGATCAGTGGGCCAATATCTGTACCTTCTTCCAAACCGTCCCCTATCTTAAGTTTAGAAACCGCTTTGGAAAGTTTCTCTGTAAAAGCCTGCTCAATGGACGTATGTACATATACACGATTTGTACAAATACAAGTTTGTCCAGCATTACGGAATTTAGATGCGATAACACCAGCTACAGCTTTATTTAAATCCGCATCATCCATCACAATGAATGGTGCATGCCCACCAAGCTCGAGCGATATTTTTTTCACTGTATCTGCTGCATCACGCATAAGCAATTTACCAACTTCTGTAGATCCCGTAAATGTTACCTTTCTTACGCGACTATCATCTGACCATGTTTTGCCGATTTTACTGGAGCTACCCGTAATAATATTAATTACTCCTTTTGGAAAACCTGCTTTTTCCGCTAATTCCACTAATTTAAAGGCAGTTAAAGGTGTCTGTGTAGCTGGCTTAATAACAACGGTACATCCAGCTGCAAGTGCAGGTGCAACTTTTCTGGTAATCATTGCAGCAGGGAAATTCCATGGTGTAATTGCCGCAATTACACCAACTGGCTGCTTATGGACGAAAATTCGCTTGTTTTGCTGTGAAGCAGGAATCGTTTCGCCATATACTCTTTTCCCTTCTTCCGCATACCAAGAGATGAAACCATTGGCATAATTCACCTCACCAACCGCCTCTTTCAACGGCTTTCCTTGTTC
Coding sequences within:
- a CDS encoding dihydrolipoyl dehydrogenase family protein, producing the protein MVVGEFAEQRELIIIGGGPGGYNAAIRAAQLGVQVTLIEKAELGGVCLNKGCIPSKVHTHAAKQLASISNFKSLGISTGEASFDYDQLTKYREKTVTQLRKGVEALCTQNQIEVVKGTANFLAENRIGVEIGHRFEMFEFKHAIIATGSSSDIPERFQNHKDRLLVADTVYNHNEMPEELIVCGRDAISLEVAFSFHQLGANVSIVLDGETDFPFDGTINRELKRILKKEKINVYRGYTIDKLTPSEQIVEISLSKDGKAKDISGTHVYVETKQQPMIDSLGAERIGIRITNDGYIDIDSQMRSTVKHIFAVGDVTAGTPSALKAIKQGKVAAEIIAGLQSEADFTFIPTVVHSTPPIASVGLTETEAIEQGYNVKTSQFSHSGNSYAMIANEKNGVTKLIKDVDTDLLLGYHAIGAGAIELVNTGVTALEMVGRDEDLRFPMYPHPSFNETILEAVEGLTESAIHIPPRKKKETTL
- a CDS encoding alpha-ketoacid dehydrogenase subunit beta, with protein sequence MVMSLEKQRSQQKIETNSFTLIQAINDGLDVMLAEDNHTLLLGEDIGKNGGVFRATDGLQEKYGENRVVDTPLSEAGFVGAAVGMAMNGLRPVVEIQFLGFIYPAYEQIATHVTRTRTRTLGHYHLPMVIRAPYGAGVRSPEIHSDSVEAIFTHMPGIKVVCPSTPHDAKGLLIAAIEDPDPVLFLEPMRLYRGQRGDVPKEKYHVEIGKGKLVEAGEDVTILAWGAMMPIALTSAEQMKQHNITCDVIDLRTLYPLDKDIIAESVQKTGRVVIVHEAHETGGVGSEITSIINDTSFLYLRAPIQRVTGFDVPVPLFSLENDYLPTPDRVIDAIQKVVNF
- a CDS encoding Leu/Phe/Val dehydrogenase, giving the protein MKQLEKNRTMELDTFQKIAEHEQVMFCNDPKTGLQAIIAIHDTTLGPALGGTRMYPYATVDDALEDVLRLSAGMTSKCAAADVDFGGGKAVIIGDPKKDKSPAMFRAFGQFVDSLNGRFYTGTDMGTTMDDFVHALKETNFVNGVPEAFGGSGDSSVPTAQGVIYGLEATNQYLYGNDSLAEKTYAVQGLGKVGFKVSEHLLKSGANLYVTDINTASIEAINEKAKEMGSIVNVVDSEDIYNVDADVFVPCAMGGVINDQTISQLKVKAVVGSANNQLQADSHAQDLLDRGILFAPDYIVNAGGLIQVADELYGPNHERVLLKTKAIYDSLLEIYEQANLDCVTTVEAANQKCQKRLTEEQNRNNFFVRTRRPKWNIKE
- the pdhA gene encoding pyruvate dehydrogenase (acetyl-transferring) E1 component subunit alpha, giving the protein MKEMYPLFQIVDQTGEIVTKEYRSELTEEKAKQLYYHMMRIRTYDQKGVALQRQGRIGTYVPFTGQEASQVGSALALMENDWMFPTYRDHGATLTFGADLDRMLLHWNGRIEGCLPSKEKHILPASIPIATHIPHAAGAAMAETYKGTTNAAIAYFGDGATSEGDFHEGLNIASVFKAPVVFLNQNNGFAISLPVEKQMNSETIAQKAQGYGIPGIRVDGMDVFAVHVAVKEALERARRGDGPTLIEAVTWRFGAHTTADDPSKYRDQDKLNDMRDEIDPVLRMDRFMKNNDMWDAEWASGINQAIQTELDEAIEKMESYNKPKIADMFDYVFEKPTWTIEKQKNSLLALGGNK
- a CDS encoding NAD-dependent succinate-semialdehyde dehydrogenase translates to MYINGKWVGEELEQIDVYNPATDDVIATIPKGGENEARQAVDAASTVFPEWSHKTAEERSKLLTKWHQLIDEEKETIGKIMTLEQGKPLKEAVGEVNYANGFISWYAEEGKRVYGETIPASQQNKRIFVHKQPVGVIAAITPWNFPAAMITRKVAPALAAGCTVVIKPATQTPLTAFKLVELAEKAGFPKGVINIITGSSSKIGKTWSDDSRVRKVTFTGSTEVGKLLMRDAADTVKKISLELGGHAPFIVMDDADLNKAVAGVIASKFRNAGQTCICTNRVYVHTSIEQAFTEKLSKAVSKLKIGDGLEEGTDIGPLIDKSALEKVTAHVEDAVEQGAQIKQGGNQYDTEHGNYYKPTIVMNANDDMLCMNEETFGPLMPIASFTDEQEVIQRANNTPFGLAAYVFTENIGKALRISEALEYGIIGLNDGGPSTPQAPFGGFKESGLGREGGHQGIEEFLETKYVSLAF
- a CDS encoding thioesterase family protein, with amino-acid sequence MKEGLKVGDSATLTAVVTNEMVAQFDGEIVHPAYSTVSMVYHMEWASRKLLLPFLEDHEEGMGSAVTVKHIAPSGLGTKISVTATVTDFTKSEIVTDVCVENEQGLIGKGEVKQAILPKKIIEAKLGTYETANSEG
- a CDS encoding dihydrolipoamide acetyltransferase family protein, giving the protein MVQVKFSDIGEGMNEGEILHYFVNEGDEVKVDQPLVELQTDKMVAEIPSPAAGKIKTIHFETGNVITVGTVLIEIDNGQDGSQPQAPKIENHQETEKITIPQQQEFSNRTKRILAAPYTRKIARDLGIDIEQIHGTGPAGRVTDADVYQFTKSDTPPLETEAKVPDHASSLSTDQPAADTIPFSGIRKQIAAKMTHSLTTIPHVTHFEEADLTNVLEFRNELKEDGVNISVAAFFIKAIVITLKEHRIFNARLDEENEVIRLATDYNIGLATNTDSGLMVPVLQQADKKSLQTINKEMKALTKKAQDGKLTPKDMKNGTFTISNVGPLGGVGATPIINHPETGIIAFHKTKKTPVVMENDEIAVRSIMTMSLSFDHRVADGALAISFTNRFTELIEDPKKLLLELV
- a CDS encoding GntR family transcriptional regulator; protein product: MSRIVKPESLHLQAYNIIKKGILEGDYQPSERVVEARMADKLGISRGPVREALRMLIQDGLLNYNDGFVRVYQPTVQDVVEIFQCRESLETLAISLAIKHISDEEQKQLATNLKETSQAFANDKSMELGKLDQQFHDIIITASKNKQLMELLDVIRTKIHYMRTSMVNGDFYPSFVEEHERIYQILLEGNEEEAATIMKKHINKGLEGVLMHIDTK